One Populus nigra chromosome 16, ddPopNigr1.1, whole genome shotgun sequence genomic window, GCACATgtataattttcatttataacTAATAGTAGTGGAAAGCATGCAATGCCAGTAGGTGGCATTTGTATATATTTAGCTCtctgaattaatttattcatcttTCTTCCTGCCCTTTAATTTATTGACATCATATATATGTTAAGCTATTGAATGTTTTTCCACCATTATGCATATTCTTAAAATGGTATCCAACCCTATTGTATCTCATGGATGATCTGCAATAGGATTTTGTGGGCTTGAAGCGTGAGATTTACTGTTAGGCATGAGGATACACAGAAAGTTACTGCAAGGGATTATGTGTTTCTTTCGATAGAGAAAGATTGTTTAACCATTCCAAAAAAGATCTTGGAGATTGTCTAATGCTTACTCTCAAACTCTTTGTTTCCATAGTAGTAATATTATTTGCTTCCCTTTTCATCTTTGGGTTTTTATCTAATGATCCAGGGTGTAATCCTAGAcgtgaagaataaaaaaaaaattaaggcttTTTCGttccttgatttttatttttattaaatgttcTTAGAATTTTATCCATTCTACATCTTTAACTATTacaaaatgaataaagaaaaagacatgaaaaaaaataccaagtcATCAACGGAACTAGTAAGAGAGGGATTCGAACCCTCGGTACGAATAACTCACACAACGGATTAGCAATCCGGCGCTTTGGTCCACTCAGCCATCTCTCCCAATTGAGAAAAGATAATTCCTATGTTACAATACACAACAAGTAGGGCTTGAAAAAAAGAGTCCTtctatactcttttttttaatctttttttttcatcttttttattactatattattattgtatGCATCTATGTTTATAGGTCAAATATTCCAATGAAGTAATTTGTATGCCTTTATGTTTATAGGTATTAGGGAATGACATTGCATGATGAGTGGACCATTTGTActtcttaatttattaatgtatcGCATGTTGGGCCGCTAGTTTTTCTGTCATTTGTCGCTCTTATTAGAAGAAACTGAGACTTACTGTTTTgtcaaatattgaatttttctcCTAGTTAATGTCAGTAAATGACATACATTCTAGAGTCAAATAACGATTTATGtgatttatagttatttttctgACGGAGATTTGCCTTTTGGGAAGGAATAAGAAATACAAACATTGTTGGTTGTGATTTGTATGAATATCATGCTGTCCTTTGTAATTATAAGATAATAATAACTTACATTAGATTGATTTTAGTTTTACTTTTGCTTTGAACAGGTAAAAAAATTGACGGTGCCATTTGTCTAGAAAAATGAACCTGGAGCTGTTGAATTTGTGACTCGAGGTTGAAATCTTAGAAACATTCATATAACCACAAGACACGGCTTTATTCCTGGACATACAAATTTTATGGAGTGCAACAAAGATGAAGCAGTCAGGGCTAAGGAAATTGCTGAGAAGAAGTTTATGGGGAGGGATTATGCTGGGGCGAAGAAATTTGCTTTAAAGGCTCAAAGCTTGTATCCCGAGCTAGAGGGTTTATCCCAAATGTTGATAGCATTTGATGTGTATATTTCTGCAGAGAACAGAATAAGTAGTGGAGAAGTTGATTGGTACAGCGTGCTTGGTGTGAACCCCTGGGCTGATGATGAGACAGTCAGGAAACAATACCACAAGCTAGCTCTCATACTTCATCCTGATAAAAACCAGTCTCTGGGTGCAGATGGTGCATTTAAGTTGGTTTCAGAGGCCTGGGGTTTGTTATCTAATAAGGAAAAGAGACTAGCATACAATCAGAAACTGAATCCGTCAGGACAGCAGCAGAGAGTACCAACCCAGACTAAGGTTCCCTCTTCCCAGCATAGTGCAAATGGCTTTCATAATCATAACAGTTCCGCAACTTCGCACACAAGGAATCAGAACAAGAATTTGCAGTCGAGGCCCACATCAGCCCCTTCTCCTTCATCTCGAAAACCTGATACATTTTGGACTATCTGCCATCGATGTATGATGCATTATGAGTATCTGAGGGTTTATTTGAATCATAACCTGCGATGCCCCAACTGTCATCAGCCTTTTTTGGCTGTTGAGAAGGATCCACCTTCAAACGTTACGAAGTCATCCCAGAATTCAAGACATCATGCTGCAAATAGTAATCCATTTAATTTCCCAAAAAATGGTGGTCAAAGTTCACGATCTGAGGGATTTGGAGTATGCAATTCAACTACTGCCCCAAATCTCCAAAGGAGTAATTTTACTAGAATGAATGATTCTGGAGGCAAATTTGCATCAACGCCAACTGCTGGTCATGCTGAGAGTGTGGTTCAGAAGGCACATGACCAAGTGAAGAGGGAGCAGGATGCACAGGGAGCCACTGAACGGGAGAAGCGTTATGTTTCTAAAAGGATGGATAATTCTTCTCTTAGAGCGGACCAACTCTTTAAAAGGAGGAGGTATGATGAAGCTAGCGTGAATAATTATGGAGCTGATATTTTGAATCAAGCAGCCACCGGAAATGGAGGAGCGGGATTGGGAAATTCATCTGAACCAAGAAGGGGCTATTCTGAAGCGCAAAGGGTTTATGGTTTCTCAGATATTCGTACCAAGTCCATTACCGAGAGAGAGTTGTCACTTCTCGAGGTTCGAAACATGTTGATGAAGAAGGGACTCTCGGATGTGTGCAGAAAACTTAAAGAATGGAGCTCAAATCAAGTGAAACTGAAAGAGAGTAGAACACAGGAAAGCATGGTGAACAATGATGCAAATAAACATAAGAAGAGTGGTCACTCTGCTGGCACTTCTTCCAATGAATCTACTAAACAGGCAACAGCACCTTTGTCTATCAATGTTCCGGATTCTGATTTTCATAACTTTGACCTGGATCGAACAGAAAGTTCCTTTGGGGATGACCAGGTGTGGGCTGCCTATGATGAAAATGATGGGATGCCTCGATATTATGCTCGAATTATCTCAGTGATCTCTTTGAAGCCATTTAAAATGAAGATCAGTTGGCTTAACTCAAGAAGCAGCAGTGAATTTGGCCCTTTAGACTGGGTGGGGGCTGGTTTCCTAAAAACCTGTGGCGATTTTTGGACTGGCAAACATGAAATCAGCAAAACTCTAAATGCTTTCTCACACAGGGTTACGTGGACAAAAGGCACACGTGGAGTTGTTCGCATACTTCCAAGAAAGGAAGATGTCTGGGCTCTATATAGAAACTGGTCTCCAGACTGGAATGATGATACCCCAGATGAAGTGGTACAAGAATATGAGATGGTAGAAGTGCTCGACGACTATGATGAAGAGCAGGGTATATCTGTAGTTCCTCTTATTAAAGTTGCTGGTTTCAAGGCAGTTTTTTGTAGACATGTAGGTCCAAATGAAGTTAGGAGGATTCCAAAAGAAGAGATGTTCCGCTTCTCTCATCAGGTCCCTAATCACGTGCTTACTGGCGAAGAAGCTCATAATGCCCCAGAGGGTTGTCGGGAATTAGACCCAGCGGCTATCCCCACGGAATTTCTTCAGGTTATTACAGAAGCCAGTGAGGCAGCAGTGGTTGCAACTGGTAGAAAGGCTAAGGACGAAATGGCGTAGGATTCTTCACAAATTCACACAGATCTCATGGTGGAGGATGCTTCAAAAGCTAAGAGAAGTGAGATGATGGAAACTGAAGAACCTTTCTGAGATGATACATTAGGGTGGGTTCTTAGGCAGCCAAAGCAGCTAATACTGTAGTTTATCCTGCAACAGTTAATAAGTTGCTAGTGGAAAAGCTCAACATACACAATATAGGTaagtttttcctttgttttataAGGCTGATCAAAACTGCAGATGCTTCTTGTTGCCATAACTGGAGATGTTCTGTTACTGGATCAGAAAATGATCc contains:
- the LOC133676207 gene encoding uncharacterized protein LOC133676207, which encodes MECNKDEAVRAKEIAEKKFMGRDYAGAKKFALKAQSLYPELEGLSQMLIAFDVYISAENRISSGEVDWYSVLGVNPWADDETVRKQYHKLALILHPDKNQSLGADGAFKLVSEAWGLLSNKEKRLAYNQKLNPSGQQQRVPTQTKVPSSQHSANGFHNHNSSATSHTRNQNKNLQSRPTSAPSPSSRKPDTFWTICHRCMMHYEYLRVYLNHNLRCPNCHQPFLAVEKDPPSNVTKSSQNSRHHAANSNPFNFPKNGGQSSRSEGFGVCNSTTAPNLQRSNFTRMNDSGGKFASTPTAGHAESVVQKAHDQVKREQDAQGATEREKRYVSKRMDNSSLRADQLFKRRRYDEASVNNYGADILNQAATGNGGAGLGNSSEPRRGYSEAQRVYGFSDIRTKSITERELSLLEVRNMLMKKGLSDVCRKLKEWSSNQVKLKESRTQESMVNNDANKHKKSGHSAGTSSNESTKQATAPLSINVPDSDFHNFDLDRTESSFGDDQVWAAYDENDGMPRYYARIISVISLKPFKMKISWLNSRSSSEFGPLDWVGAGFLKTCGDFWTGKHEISKTLNAFSHRVTWTKGTRGVVRILPRKEDVWALYRNWSPDWNDDTPDEVVQEYEMVEVLDDYDEEQGISVVPLIKVAGFKAVFCRHVGPNEVRRIPKEEMFRFSHQVPNHVLTGEEAHNAPEGCRELDPAAIPTEFLQVITEASEAAVVATGRKAKDEMA